In Crateriforma spongiae, the following proteins share a genomic window:
- a CDS encoding EamA family transporter, producing MNWILLSLVSAVLLGCYDISKKKAASANAVPAVLLISTSIGAALWLPLVVWYFVDPTSQPVAWLAIEPLDVRGHWLVVAKSVLVASSWTFALFALKHLPLSIAAPIRSTSPLWTILIATVVLGERPTTVQWAGIVIVLFSFWMFSVVGRREGIHFIRDRWVACMMLATVTGAVSSIYDKYLLQTVGIPVATLQAWFTLYLVPAMVPCFLWWFRMDRRRMPLQWRRSICLISPLLLAADLVYFNAVADSDALISVISTLRRCSVVVAFIYGIGALKERQVAAKAMCIAGILLGVIVLTCFG from the coding sequence ATGAACTGGATCCTGCTGTCACTGGTGTCCGCGGTTTTGCTGGGTTGTTACGACATCAGCAAAAAGAAAGCGGCTTCGGCCAACGCGGTGCCCGCGGTGTTGTTGATCAGCACGTCCATCGGTGCCGCGTTGTGGTTGCCGCTGGTCGTGTGGTACTTCGTCGATCCCACGTCACAGCCGGTCGCTTGGCTGGCCATTGAACCGCTGGACGTTCGTGGGCATTGGTTGGTGGTGGCCAAAAGTGTTCTGGTGGCTTCGTCATGGACGTTCGCGCTGTTTGCGCTGAAGCATTTGCCACTATCGATCGCTGCACCGATTCGATCGACCAGCCCGCTGTGGACGATTTTGATCGCAACGGTGGTGCTCGGCGAACGGCCGACGACGGTTCAGTGGGCCGGGATTGTGATCGTCTTGTTTTCGTTCTGGATGTTTTCGGTTGTGGGTCGTCGCGAAGGCATCCATTTCATCCGTGATCGGTGGGTCGCCTGCATGATGTTGGCGACGGTGACCGGGGCGGTCAGTTCGATCTATGACAAGTACTTGTTGCAGACCGTGGGCATCCCGGTGGCGACCCTGCAGGCTTGGTTCACGCTTTACTTGGTGCCCGCGATGGTGCCATGTTTTCTGTGGTGGTTTCGGATGGACCGACGCCGGATGCCGCTGCAGTGGCGACGCAGTATTTGCCTGATCAGCCCATTGTTGCTGGCCGCCGACCTGGTCTATTTCAACGCCGTGGCGGATAGCGACGCGTTGATTTCGGTGATTTCCACCTTGCGTCGCTGCAGCGTGGTTGTGGCGTTTATCTATGGAATCGGTGCGTTGAAAGAACGCCAAGTCGCGGCAAAGGCAATGTGCATCGCGGGCATCCTGTTGGGCGTGATTGTCTTGACGTGTTTCGGTTGA
- a CDS encoding class-III pyridoxal-phosphate-dependent aminotransferase translates to MNTPSNPVQTATAAMRMRNDPRIAQAKQLIAEAMADHAGELTDVRPADDALVADYQAWLDRAAAPRGGPTIWPYLSSGLGNGPYVELADGSVKLDFIGGIGVHGMGHSHETIVDAAIDAAIEDTVMQGNLQQNPASVVMAEKLIQLASATGAPLAHCMLSTSGAMANENALKLALHDRSPADRIIAFDNAFAGRSLALAAVTDRPNYRSGLPLTLDVDYLPFLDPDHPERSTRWAVDELQRLLKRHPGRYAAFWAEPIAGEGGYYPGSHEFFAALCQPLRDAGIPIIFDEIQTFSRTSCPFAFQHYQLESFADIVTVGKITQVCATLYRADFKPDAPILSQTFTGSTASIATGIATLDALEQAGCYGQDGENMKRHHYFARQLQSLADKYPGKISGPFGEGMMIAFTPGGGSFDEAKSLMDQMYQAGLLGFVCGSAPTRLRFLPPPAATTPQHIDAAVALLDRCLADWTPPAPQDA, encoded by the coding sequence ATGAACACGCCCTCCAACCCCGTCCAAACCGCCACGGCCGCCATGCGAATGCGGAATGACCCGCGGATCGCGCAAGCCAAACAACTGATCGCTGAAGCGATGGCCGATCACGCCGGCGAATTGACCGATGTCCGCCCGGCGGACGATGCCTTGGTGGCGGACTATCAAGCGTGGCTGGATCGCGCCGCCGCACCACGTGGCGGTCCGACAATCTGGCCATACCTGTCCTCGGGGCTGGGCAACGGTCCCTACGTGGAATTAGCCGACGGCAGCGTCAAGCTGGATTTCATCGGGGGAATCGGTGTCCACGGGATGGGCCACAGCCACGAGACGATTGTCGACGCCGCCATCGATGCGGCCATCGAAGACACTGTGATGCAGGGAAATTTGCAACAGAACCCCGCCAGCGTTGTGATGGCCGAAAAACTGATCCAGTTGGCCAGCGCGACGGGCGCCCCGTTGGCCCACTGCATGCTGTCGACCAGCGGTGCAATGGCGAACGAAAATGCACTGAAACTGGCCCTTCACGACCGCAGCCCCGCCGACCGAATCATCGCGTTTGATAATGCCTTTGCGGGACGGTCCCTGGCCCTGGCGGCCGTCACCGATCGACCCAACTATCGCAGCGGACTGCCGCTGACGCTGGACGTGGACTACCTGCCGTTCCTGGACCCCGATCACCCCGAGCGCAGCACCCGATGGGCCGTCGATGAACTGCAACGATTGTTGAAGCGACACCCGGGTCGTTACGCCGCCTTTTGGGCCGAACCGATCGCCGGTGAAGGTGGCTACTATCCCGGCAGCCACGAATTCTTCGCCGCGCTTTGCCAGCCACTGCGTGATGCGGGCATCCCCATCATCTTCGATGAAATCCAAACCTTCAGCCGAACATCCTGCCCGTTCGCATTCCAACATTATCAGCTGGAATCGTTCGCCGATATCGTCACCGTCGGCAAGATCACGCAAGTCTGCGCGACCTTGTATCGGGCCGACTTTAAACCGGACGCCCCGATCCTAAGCCAGACGTTCACGGGATCCACCGCGTCGATCGCCACGGGCATTGCGACGTTGGATGCGCTGGAACAAGCTGGCTGTTACGGGCAAGATGGCGAAAACATGAAACGCCACCACTACTTTGCCCGGCAACTGCAAAGCTTGGCCGACAAGTATCCGGGCAAGATCAGCGGCCCATTCGGCGAAGGCATGATGATCGCTTTCACCCCCGGCGGCGGCAGCTTTGACGAAGCCAAATCGTTGATGGATCAGATGTACCAGGCGGGTCTGTTGGGATTCGTCTGCGGCTCCGCACCAACGCGTTTGCGATTCCTGCCTCCACCGGCAGCGACGACGCCCCAGCACATCGATGCGGCTGTTGCATTGCTCGATCGCTGCCTGGCCGACTGGACCCCGCCGGCCCCGCAGGACGCCTGA
- a CDS encoding nucleoside hydrolase-like domain-containing protein encodes MFRWTHWTPLVIGLFAFATPQHVGPSVCRAERPRVFVLTDISNEPDDEESLVRFLVYSNEFDVEGLVATTSTWLRSDPREDLIRRQIDAYAKVRDNLSAHAAGYPTADQLRLVTATGQTEYGMAGVGEGKSTPGSELLIDAALMPDQRPLWVCIWGGANTLAQALRDAGRKLRYNQFHQMVRRLRVYTISDQDDAGPWLRREFADLFYIVSPSTEDGGLYHQATWTGISGDRFYKNGPFESFDLVDNPWLIENVIEDHGPLGELYPEAKYIMEGDTPSFLGLIDNGLGWHYSPSYGGWGGRYQLFQTYGETRPIWTNNRTSRDTVSTSDGVTVTSDPATIWRWRRHFQNDFAARMDRCVSRRFEDVNHNPVAVVNGDESKRVVRIAAKPEQTIELSSSGSRDPDDDQLSIRWYVYPEAGSYPGTVQLKNDKRPTATIQVPKDARGKQTIHIILEIEDDGTPPLVAYRRVIIDVVQ; translated from the coding sequence ATGTTTCGGTGGACGCATTGGACCCCATTGGTTATCGGGCTTTTCGCCTTCGCCACGCCCCAACACGTCGGCCCCTCGGTTTGCCGGGCCGAGCGTCCTCGCGTTTTCGTGCTGACGGACATCTCCAACGAACCGGACGATGAAGAATCGCTGGTCCGCTTTCTGGTCTACAGCAACGAATTCGACGTCGAAGGTTTGGTGGCGACCACCAGCACTTGGCTGCGATCCGATCCCCGCGAAGATTTGATTCGCCGGCAAATCGACGCCTATGCGAAAGTCCGTGACAACCTGTCGGCTCATGCCGCGGGATACCCCACGGCGGATCAATTGCGACTCGTCACCGCGACGGGACAAACCGAATACGGCATGGCGGGTGTCGGTGAAGGCAAATCGACACCGGGTTCGGAACTATTGATCGACGCGGCATTGATGCCCGACCAACGTCCGTTATGGGTTTGCATTTGGGGCGGCGCGAACACGTTGGCGCAAGCCCTGCGTGATGCAGGACGCAAACTGCGATACAACCAGTTCCACCAGATGGTCCGCCGGCTCAGGGTTTACACGATCAGCGACCAAGACGACGCGGGCCCCTGGCTGCGACGCGAATTTGCGGACTTGTTTTATATCGTCAGTCCCAGCACCGAAGACGGCGGGCTGTATCACCAAGCCACGTGGACGGGAATCAGTGGTGATCGCTTCTACAAGAATGGCCCCTTTGAATCCTTTGACTTGGTCGACAATCCCTGGCTGATTGAAAACGTGATCGAAGACCATGGTCCGCTTGGCGAACTGTATCCCGAAGCCAAGTACATCATGGAAGGCGACACACCGTCGTTCCTAGGCTTGATCGACAACGGACTGGGTTGGCACTACAGCCCCAGCTATGGCGGATGGGGTGGTCGCTATCAACTGTTTCAAACCTACGGTGAAACTCGTCCGATTTGGACCAACAACCGAACCAGTCGCGACACCGTATCGACAAGCGATGGGGTCACGGTCACCAGCGATCCGGCAACCATCTGGCGTTGGCGACGCCATTTCCAAAACGACTTTGCGGCACGAATGGATCGGTGTGTGTCACGTCGATTCGAAGACGTCAATCACAACCCTGTCGCCGTCGTTAACGGCGACGAATCCAAACGCGTCGTTCGAATTGCCGCCAAACCCGAACAGACCATTGAACTGTCCAGTTCCGGCAGCCGCGATCCTGATGACGACCAACTGTCGATCCGGTGGTACGTCTATCCCGAGGCGGGCAGCTATCCGGGCACGGTCCAACTGAAGAACGACAAGCGTCCAACCGCCACGATCCAGGTGCCCAAAGACGCACGCGGTAAACAGACCATCCACATCATCTTGGAAATCGAAGACGACGGCACACCGCCGCTGGTCGCCTATCGCCGTGTGATCATTGACGTCGTGCAGTGA
- a CDS encoding M20 metallopeptidase family protein, with amino-acid sequence MPTWVVDLQQHADQIQSGLVEMRRHLHRNPELSGQEHKTTRFLAGFLEQLGLHPQLAGDDRGLFADLDVATTDAKTPDRRIALRGDIDALPIADQKIVDYHSHNPGVMHACGHDVHPSVVCGAVQILTAMAERNQLPWPIALRAVLQPAEEIAQGASHMIRSGAIDGVDAILALHVDPTRPIGEIGLKAGVLTASCDMIHVDFLGKGGHGARPHLCKDPIDACTLWVQSAFRRIHRVVSADQTVVFSVGQINAGHSANVIPDQADVSGSLRTLSTEARSVALDALHDVSRSVKQQTGCEVRSRLGVSAPAVINDQSLIQLISDAAVLVAGPNAPTPIAEPSMGSEDFSYYLQKIPGAMFRLGVAGDACGHHPLHTAQFDVDERCLAIGAKIMAAAVIQYFRPR; translated from the coding sequence ATGCCCACCTGGGTTGTCGATCTTCAACAACACGCCGACCAGATCCAAAGCGGCTTGGTGGAAATGCGCCGTCATCTTCACCGAAACCCGGAACTGTCCGGTCAAGAACACAAGACCACTCGGTTCCTGGCGGGCTTTCTGGAACAGCTGGGTCTGCATCCACAACTGGCGGGTGACGACCGCGGACTATTTGCAGATTTGGATGTGGCAACGACCGATGCCAAAACGCCCGACCGCCGCATTGCGCTTCGCGGCGACATCGATGCGTTACCCATCGCCGACCAAAAAATCGTCGACTATCACAGCCACAACCCAGGCGTGATGCATGCCTGTGGCCACGACGTTCATCCAAGTGTCGTCTGTGGTGCGGTGCAAATTTTGACGGCCATGGCCGAACGAAATCAATTGCCATGGCCCATCGCGCTGCGTGCGGTTTTGCAGCCCGCCGAAGAAATCGCCCAAGGTGCCAGCCACATGATCCGCAGTGGTGCGATCGATGGCGTCGATGCGATCTTGGCCCTGCATGTGGACCCGACGCGACCGATCGGCGAAATCGGATTGAAGGCGGGCGTGTTGACCGCTTCCTGCGACATGATCCATGTCGATTTCCTTGGCAAAGGAGGGCACGGCGCACGCCCCCATCTTTGCAAAGACCCGATCGACGCTTGCACCTTATGGGTTCAATCAGCCTTTCGACGCATTCATCGCGTCGTTTCGGCAGACCAAACCGTTGTCTTCTCGGTGGGACAAATCAACGCCGGCCACAGTGCCAACGTGATCCCCGACCAGGCGGACGTCAGCGGCTCGCTTCGCACGCTTAGCACCGAAGCAAGATCCGTCGCTTTGGACGCGTTGCACGATGTCAGCCGCTCGGTCAAGCAACAAACCGGTTGTGAAGTCCGCAGTCGGTTGGGCGTCAGCGCGCCCGCGGTGATCAACGATCAATCGCTGATTCAATTGATCAGTGACGCCGCCGTCTTGGTCGCGGGTCCCAACGCCCCCACGCCGATCGCTGAACCCAGCATGGGCAGCGAGGACTTTTCGTACTACCTGCAAAAGATCCCCGGTGCCATGTTCCGCTTGGGAGTCGCCGGCGATGCATGCGGGCACCATCCATTGCACACCGCCCAGTTCGACGTCGACGAACGCTGTCTGGCAATCGGCGCAAAGATCATGGCAGCCGCCGTCATTCAGTACTTCCGCCCTCGGTAG
- a CDS encoding carboxylate-amine ligase, giving the protein MAKLSFNGNETHSIGVELELGIVDCETYALASRSSDVLKKLETSEPDCFKHELAQSCVEVITGVCETVSDATVDLRHKTDVLASTAQSCGLKLWWGGTHPFSLWENQRITDQDRYQSLVEMLQEMARRLITFGLHVHVGVDSGDKAVMICDRIMQHLPTLLALSASSPYWQNRDTGLHSYRSKLMEGLPTAGLPSLMRNWSEYVWLVNHMEDTGFIRSIREIWWDVRPHHNFGTVEVRMCDMPGCLDHVAGLTALVQCLVKALNDEIDEGTYQFDCHPMMVRQNKWRAARHGLDAHLVDASDYGVRSVRDIASGLVDSLMGIAQDLRCESELRFVREIAAGPSWATRQREILQQSGNPADIVRHLAA; this is encoded by the coding sequence ATGGCCAAGCTATCGTTCAATGGAAACGAGACTCATTCCATCGGCGTCGAATTGGAACTCGGGATCGTCGATTGCGAAACCTACGCCCTGGCAAGTCGATCAAGCGATGTCTTGAAAAAATTGGAAACCAGTGAACCCGATTGTTTCAAGCATGAATTGGCACAATCGTGTGTGGAAGTCATCACGGGCGTTTGCGAAACCGTATCGGACGCCACCGTCGACTTGCGACACAAAACCGATGTCTTGGCGTCGACGGCCCAGTCGTGCGGCTTGAAACTTTGGTGGGGCGGGACGCATCCGTTCAGCTTGTGGGAAAACCAACGGATCACCGACCAGGATCGCTATCAAAGTCTGGTCGAAATGCTTCAAGAAATGGCGCGTCGTCTGATCACATTCGGCTTACACGTCCACGTCGGTGTTGATTCGGGCGACAAAGCGGTCATGATCTGCGACCGAATCATGCAGCACTTGCCGACCCTGCTGGCGTTATCCGCCAGCAGCCCGTATTGGCAAAACCGTGACACCGGACTGCATTCGTATCGCTCCAAACTAATGGAAGGTCTGCCCACCGCGGGCCTGCCAAGCTTGATGCGAAACTGGAGCGAATATGTCTGGCTGGTCAATCATATGGAAGACACCGGATTCATTCGTTCGATTCGTGAAATCTGGTGGGATGTGCGGCCACACCACAACTTCGGCACGGTGGAAGTCCGCATGTGCGACATGCCAGGATGCCTGGATCACGTCGCCGGATTGACCGCTCTGGTGCAATGCCTTGTCAAAGCACTCAACGATGAAATCGACGAAGGCACCTATCAGTTTGATTGCCATCCTATGATGGTTCGGCAAAACAAATGGCGTGCGGCACGACACGGCCTGGACGCACACCTGGTGGACGCTTCGGATTACGGAGTTCGGTCGGTCCGCGACATCGCATCCGGCCTGGTCGATTCGCTGATGGGCATTGCACAAGACCTGCGTTGCGAATCCGAACTCCGGTTCGTCCGCGAAATCGCCGCAGGCCCCAGTTGGGCGACTCGTCAGCGAGAAATTCTGCAGCAATCCGGCAATCCCGCAGACATCGTTCGCCATCTGGCAGCGTGA
- a CDS encoding vWA domain-containing protein has translation MDVRLVNPTIKSGAKHINYLRVALTGFDMPSDKDRPPVNVALVLDRSGSMSGEKIARAKEAAITAINRLSDQDIVSVILYDSNVEVLVPATKASDRESIKAAIRSVQANGSTALFAGVSKGAAEVRKFLADDQVNRVILLSDGLANVGPKSPQDLESLGRSLIKEGISVSTLGLGLNYNEDLMVALASVGGGNHAFIEQADDLVAVFNQEFDGLLSVVANEFEINIDLDPSVRPVRLIGSEGDIDGQSVHIPLAQLYAKQERYFILETEIDAGEADTTRPVADVAVKYRNLKTETMDKLTSHVEVRFSDSDAEIEKARDLEILAYCTLQVTTERNRRATALRDAGQVQEAQKLLRQNADELSVVRLQCADAGVDVVLPELSQVEKSNSVQAESIIDVKKWGMLRKGMRAMQNRVEQQQTYGE, from the coding sequence TTGGACGTTCGACTGGTCAATCCGACGATCAAGTCGGGAGCAAAACATATCAATTACTTACGCGTCGCATTGACCGGGTTTGATATGCCCAGCGACAAGGACCGACCGCCCGTCAACGTCGCACTGGTGCTGGATCGCAGCGGATCGATGAGCGGTGAAAAGATCGCTCGTGCGAAAGAAGCTGCCATCACCGCAATCAATCGCCTGAGCGATCAAGACATCGTTTCGGTGATCCTGTACGACTCCAACGTCGAAGTCCTGGTTCCCGCAACCAAGGCCAGCGACCGCGAATCCATCAAGGCGGCGATCCGCAGCGTCCAAGCGAACGGATCGACCGCGCTGTTCGCCGGCGTCAGCAAAGGGGCCGCCGAAGTCCGCAAGTTTCTTGCCGATGACCAAGTCAACCGTGTCATCCTGCTGTCCGACGGACTGGCCAACGTCGGCCCCAAGAGCCCCCAAGACCTCGAAAGCTTGGGGCGTTCGCTGATCAAGGAAGGCATCAGCGTCAGCACGTTGGGTTTGGGGCTGAACTACAACGAAGACCTGATGGTCGCATTGGCATCGGTCGGCGGCGGGAACCACGCCTTCATCGAACAGGCCGATGACTTGGTCGCGGTCTTCAATCAAGAATTTGATGGGTTGCTAAGCGTCGTGGCCAACGAATTCGAAATCAATATCGATCTGGATCCGTCGGTTCGTCCCGTACGCTTGATCGGCAGCGAAGGTGACATCGACGGCCAATCGGTTCACATTCCGCTGGCGCAACTGTATGCCAAGCAAGAACGATACTTCATTTTGGAGACCGAAATCGACGCGGGTGAAGCAGACACCACGCGACCGGTCGCCGACGTGGCCGTGAAGTACCGCAACCTAAAAACTGAAACCATGGACAAGCTGACCAGCCACGTCGAAGTCCGCTTTAGCGATTCAGATGCGGAAATCGAAAAGGCTCGTGATCTGGAGATCCTGGCCTACTGCACACTGCAGGTGACCACCGAACGCAACCGCCGCGCGACCGCACTTCGCGATGCGGGACAGGTCCAAGAAGCCCAGAAGTTGCTGCGGCAAAATGCCGACGAACTATCGGTCGTCCGGTTGCAGTGCGCCGACGCCGGGGTCGACGTGGTTTTGCCAGAATTGTCACAAGTCGAAAAATCGAATTCCGTGCAAGCGGAATCAATCATTGACGTCAAAAAATGGGGCATGCTTCGAAAGGGAATGCGGGCGATGCAAAATCGCGTCGAACAGCAACAAACGTACGGCGAATAG
- a CDS encoding sensor histidine kinase: MPLRYAIALLLLTVVPLVVIGWLGSRVVARQNEQQRAQLQRLMRSRLDELDQRFIALSRLYQTQLTADLSQADRNVDSLRDLRRQSPLVHATMLVDRDGRLIYPERPATDASHDILWHAVLSELARRRPIGADDDSHPADDRLLTSILSRKLANGGRSTAKQPPRHSRWQTCYHDNGLQLALWLPRDDQSATGVVLERGRWMADLIQSVPDSGKNGESFALHNSDNETVYRWGDPVPDDDAIRESVRMSAPWSSWSLSYALPESSQVQWPTAPWLPLAALLISIVTCLSLLGIYLMTAMQRQMALAQQQVSFASHVSHELRTPLTNIRLYTDLARRDLAKSKESPMESAAIKRLDVIEEESRRLSRIVSGVLEMVSGKNKLRLIERVPDEVIRTTIESFLPSLQHRQIRTDLRLNASRAVQLDEDLLDIVLVNLISNVEKYAGQGGRLEIRSTQTTSETIIDIIDDGPGIPRSSIRKVFAPFQRLDDSLESPAGTGLGLAIARNAARRHGGDLVYVTERQGAHFRLTLRHGNQVKSNADVPTFKRSQS; the protein is encoded by the coding sequence TTGCCGCTGCGATATGCCATTGCGTTACTTCTGTTGACGGTCGTCCCCCTAGTCGTGATCGGCTGGCTGGGGTCAAGAGTCGTCGCACGACAGAATGAACAACAACGTGCGCAATTGCAGCGGCTGATGCGGTCGCGTTTGGATGAACTGGATCAACGCTTCATCGCGCTTTCCAGGCTGTACCAAACTCAACTGACCGCCGACTTGTCCCAGGCTGATCGCAATGTGGATTCGTTGCGTGATTTACGCCGCCAATCGCCACTGGTCCATGCCACGATGTTGGTCGACCGTGACGGACGTTTGATCTATCCCGAACGTCCCGCGACCGATGCTTCCCACGACATTCTCTGGCATGCCGTTCTAAGCGAACTTGCCAGACGTCGGCCGATCGGTGCTGATGATGACAGCCATCCCGCTGACGATCGGTTATTGACCTCCATACTTTCACGAAAGTTGGCGAACGGAGGCCGCAGCACGGCCAAGCAACCACCGCGTCATTCACGTTGGCAAACCTGTTATCACGACAACGGACTGCAACTGGCCTTATGGCTGCCACGCGACGATCAATCCGCCACAGGGGTCGTCTTGGAACGTGGTCGATGGATGGCCGATTTGATTCAATCGGTCCCAGACAGCGGGAAAAACGGCGAGTCCTTTGCACTTCACAACAGCGATAACGAAACCGTTTATCGCTGGGGTGACCCAGTGCCCGATGACGACGCCATTCGGGAAAGCGTTCGCATGTCGGCACCCTGGTCGTCCTGGAGCCTGTCCTATGCCTTGCCCGAATCGTCCCAAGTGCAATGGCCCACCGCACCATGGCTACCGCTTGCGGCATTATTGATTTCGATCGTCACATGCCTGTCGCTGCTGGGCATCTACTTGATGACCGCCATGCAACGTCAAATGGCACTCGCACAACAACAAGTCAGTTTTGCCAGTCATGTTTCACACGAACTGCGGACACCGCTGACAAACATTCGCCTGTACACCGACCTGGCACGTCGTGATTTGGCCAAATCAAAAGAATCCCCCATGGAATCTGCAGCCATCAAACGGCTGGACGTCATCGAAGAGGAAAGTCGCCGCCTATCGCGGATTGTTTCCGGTGTCTTGGAAATGGTATCGGGCAAGAACAAGCTTCGTTTGATCGAGCGAGTCCCCGATGAAGTCATTCGTACCACGATCGAGAGCTTTCTGCCCTCATTACAGCATCGACAAATTCGAACGGACCTGCGACTTAATGCATCGCGTGCCGTGCAACTGGACGAAGACCTGTTGGACATCGTCCTGGTCAACTTGATCAGCAACGTCGAAAAATATGCGGGGCAGGGCGGTCGTTTAGAAATCCGATCGACCCAGACGACCAGCGAAACGATCATCGATATCATCGACGACGGGCCGGGGATCCCGCGATCATCCATCAGGAAGGTGTTTGCCCCTTTTCAACGCTTGGACGACTCATTGGAATCCCCCGCCGGCACGGGTCTCGGTTTGGCGATTGCTCGAAACGCCGCACGCCGACACGGTGGTGATCTGGTCTACGTCACGGAACGACAAGGTGCGCATTTTCGTTTGACACTGCGGCACGGAAACCAAGTGAAAAGTAATGCCGATGTTCCGACGTTCAAACGGAGCCAATCATGA
- a CDS encoding response regulator transcription factor: protein MTPRILIAEDDRHTRSALQELLESEGYQVAAFGDGLSAADAIKQQAFDLLCLDVMMPIKSGFDLCRQVRQHDQRTPVIFITAKGEQIDKVIGFEIGADDYIAKPFGSHEVIARVKAVLRRCYPESSGASHDKCDVTQHPPFEMSDLRVIPSQMKAVRGERTYDLTRREILILTMLYDANGDVVSRKDLYHRCWGTDKTPNSRSVDQTVSQLRKAVECDPKQPVIIQTVYGVGYRYPVASA, encoded by the coding sequence ATGACGCCGCGCATTTTGATCGCCGAGGACGATCGACACACCCGGTCCGCATTGCAGGAATTGCTGGAATCCGAAGGCTATCAGGTTGCGGCGTTTGGCGACGGGCTGAGCGCAGCCGATGCAATCAAGCAACAGGCATTTGATCTGCTGTGCCTGGACGTCATGATGCCTATCAAGAGTGGTTTCGACCTGTGCCGTCAAGTTCGCCAACATGACCAGCGCACGCCAGTCATCTTTATCACGGCAAAGGGAGAACAAATCGACAAAGTGATCGGCTTTGAAATCGGTGCCGACGACTACATCGCCAAGCCCTTTGGTTCGCACGAAGTCATTGCCCGTGTCAAAGCGGTACTGCGACGCTGCTATCCCGAATCATCGGGGGCGTCCCACGATAAGTGTGATGTCACACAGCACCCGCCCTTTGAAATGTCAGACCTTCGCGTCATACCGTCGCAAATGAAAGCCGTGCGTGGTGAACGAACCTATGACCTGACACGACGCGAAATCTTGATTCTGACCATGCTTTACGACGCCAACGGCGATGTCGTCAGCCGAAAAGATCTGTATCACCGTTGTTGGGGTACCGACAAAACGCCCAACAGCCGCAGCGTCGATCAAACGGTCAGCCAACTCCGCAAGGCCGTTGAATGCGACCCGAAACAGCCGGTCATTATCCAAACCGTTTACGGCGTCGGCTATCGATATCCGGTCGCTTCGGCGTGA